The DNA segment CGGCCATCGTGCGCGGGACCTCGCCGCCGTGCTTCTCGACGAGCGCCTTCGCCATCCCGCGGAGGGACTTCGCCTTCGCGTTGAAGAAGCCGGTGGAGCGGATGACCTCCTCGAGGGCGCCGGGCGGCGCGGCGGCGAGGGCCGCCGCGTCGGGAAAGCGCCGGAAGAGCTCTGGCGTCACGCTGTTCACGCGCGCGTCCGTGCACTGCGCCGAGAGGATCGTCGCCGCGAGAAGCTCGAGCGGACGCCCGAAGTCCAGCGAGCAGCCCGCGTCCCCGTAGAGGTGCTCGAGGCGGGCGAGCGTCTCGGGCACGGGCGCGGGAGGAGATTTCTTCGAGGGCATGGGGCCGGAGGATATGCCAAGATTCGCGCACTTTGAGATCGCACGCACGCCTCCCGAGACCCCTTCCGTCCTTGCTCATCGCCGCTCTTCTCGCCGGTGCTCTCTCCGCGTCGGCCGAGCGCGTGACCGTCACGATTCTCCAGACGACGGATCTGCACGGCCACCTCCTCCCGTGGGACTACCAGCGCGCGCAGCCCGCGGACGACGGTCTCGCCCGCGTCGCGACGCGCGTCGCCGCGATCCGCAAGGAGACGCCGAACGTCCTCCTTCTCGACGCGGGCGACACCATTCAGGGCACGCCGATCGAGTTCCTGCACGCGAAGGATCCCTCGAAGGGCGCCGATCCCATGGCGGAAGCGATGAGCGCGATGCGCTACGACGCGATGTCGGTCGGGAACCACGAGTTCAACTTCGGCCTCGCGGTCCTGCGCAAGGCGCAGAAGGAGTCCTCGTTCCCGTGGCTGTCGTCCAACACGCGCAACGTCGCGGACGGTTCGGCCGCGTTTCCCGAGTACCTGGTCAAGACCGTCGCCGGGGTCCGCATCGGGATCCTCGGCCTCACGACCCCGAACATTCCGAACTGGGAGCCCGCACGAAATCGCCCCGGCCTGCGCTGGGAGGATCCCGTGGACGCGGCCGCGCGCCTCGTGCCCGTTCTGCGCGGCAGGGAGAAGTGCGATTTCGTCGTCGCGCTGATCCACAGCGGCCCCGAGGTCGACCTGAAGACGGGCGAGCCGGACGGCACCGAGGACGAGAACCGCGTCGCGGCGCTCTCGAAGGTGCCCGGCATCGACCTCCTCCTCACGGGCCACACGCACCGGCGGATCCCGCTCACGCGGCTGAACGGCGTCGCGATGATCCAGCCGGGCCGCTGGGGCGACGTCCTCGCCCGCGTGGACGTCGTGTTCGAGAAATCCGGGAAGCGCGTGAAGGTAGCGGACCTGACGGCGTCGCTCCTGCCGTCGGACGCGTCCGTCGCGACGGACCCGGCCGTGGCGGCGATCGCGGCGCCCCACGACGCGGCCGCGCGCGCCTACATGGAAACCGTCGTCGCGACCGCCGAAGAGGACTTTCCGGGCGCGCGGGCCAGGCTCGAGGACACGGCGCTCCTCGACTTCGTGAACGACACGATGCGCGAGGCAACCGGCGCGGACCTCGCGATGACGTCGCTCCTCCCCGGGCGCTCCGAGGGGTTCAAGAAGGGTCCGATCAAGGTCCGCAACGTCTACGCGCTCTACCCGTACGAGAACCAGCTCGTCGAGATCGAGGTGGACGGGGCCACGCTCAAGGCCTGCCTCGAGCACGCCGCCGAGTTCTACGGCGCCGCTCAGTGGACGGACGGCAAGCTCGTCCTGACGCCGAAGGAAAAGATGATCCCGTACAACTTCGACGTCGTGCAGGGGGCGACCTACCGCATCGACCCGACGGCGCCCGTCGGCTCGCGCGTGAAGGCGCTGGCGTACAAGGGGCGACCCGTCCAGCCTTCCGACCGGTTCACGCTCGCCGTGAACGCCTACCGCGCCCAGGGCTCGGGCGGGTACAAGGCGCTCAAGGGCGCGAAGGTCGTCAAGGAGTTCCCCGACGAGATCCGCGAGCTCCTCATCGATCGGCTGAAGAAGCTCGGCACCGTGCGCCCGCAGACGGACCACAACTGGGTCGTCGCGCCGGATGCCGCCTGGGCTCCCGAGGCGCCCAGGAGAGCGCCTTAGATCACTTCGCCGCCGGGAACAGGTCCCACGCCCGGCTCAGGCTGAAGCCGATCTTCACGTTGTTGTCTGTCACGCCGCCGTTGTAGTCGCCGCCGATCATCTGGTCCATCGTCGTCGGCTGCGAGTTGCCCATCCAGAGCGCGAAGCGGTGGTTGAAGACCTGCTTCTCGATCGCGACGGACCACTGGCCGACCGAGTCCGGCACGTAGTCCTTCTTCGGGACGTACTCGCCCATGAGCGCGATCGTCTTCGTGACCTTGACCTGCACGATGACGGGCACGTTCCAGACGTCCTTCTGGAACTGCGTGTTCTCGACCCAGGCGGGCGCGGCCGCGAGGGTCACGCGGTCGGCGATCGTGTACGAGACGATCGCCTGCCCGAACCAGCTCGTCTCCTTCGGCGCGTAGGACGCCGTCCGCCAGTCGAGGCCGCCGCGCAGGCCGACGGCGAGCGGGAGCTTCGCGGTCGGCCGAAGGACCGTCGCCTTGAGCGCGAACTCGTAGTCCGCGTAGTTGTTCACGCGGTAGACCTGCACGGCGAGGTTCTTCACGGGCACGTACTCGATCCCGATGCCGGTGGACGCGCCCGAGTCGAGGCCGAAGAGGCTGCCGCCGCCGGCGTCCTTCACGTTCTGGTTGAAACGGTGCGTGATGTACGCCTCGAACGCGCCCTTCTCGTTCGTGAGCGGCGTCGACGTCTGGACGAAGTGGTTGCCGACCGTCGTCGCGACGCCCGGCGCGTCCTCGGCGGCTGCGGGCGCGCCCCCGAATGCGGCCAGAACCGCGGCGGCCCCGGCGGCCGCCGCACGAATTCCACGTCGCGTCATGGAGCAGCCCTCCTCGCGGTTACTTGGGTACCACGAAGGGCGAAATCGCGTCGGTGTCCTGGCTCACGCGATCGCGTCGCGCGAGGATGGCGAAGACGGACGGGCCACCGTCCGCCGGCGTGACGTCCACGCGCCCCATGTCGGTCGTCTCTCCGGCCGGCCACGCGGGAAGGTTGACGACGGCCTGCGCGGGGAGCGAGACGGTCTGCGCGCTTCCGACGGCCGCGCCGTCCGCTCCCGTGAAGGCCACGGTGACGACGGCCGGCTCAAATCCCGCGTTCACGAGCTGAAGGGTCGACGTGAACGCGTCGTTCACGGTCGAAGACACGAAGACGCCGCGGGAGCCCGCGGGAATCGCGGCTCCGAGCGACTGCGCGGCCACGCCGTACCCCGCCGTACCTCCACCCGCGATCGGACGCCGGTAGGTCGCGAACGCCGCGACGTTCTGGTCCGACGAGAGGTCGAGGGCGCCCTGCGCCGCGGCGCCCGCGCCGAGATCGACGGACACGACGGCGCCCGCCGGCACGGTCACGCTGCCGATCGTCTGGCCGGGAGCCGCGGGCGCCCCGGCCACCTGCGCGGCGCGGAACGAGAGGTTCACATGCGCGGACGTGGTGCCGGGATTGAAGACCTGGAGCGTGCCCGCGACCCCGCCTCCGCGCACGAACCCGGGCAGGACGGGCCAGAGCCCGACGTCGCCCGAGCGGAACGGCTCGAGCCGCACGGCGTCGCCGCTGACCGGGTCGTAGGCCGTCCCGAAGAGCAGCACGCTGCCGGTCGTGACGGAGCAGACGATCCGCGCCGAGGGCAGCGCGGGGACGCCGAAGACGTCGAAGATCGTCGAGCCCTGGACGCGGAAGCCGGAGGGCCAGTCGAACGGGAAGGTCACGCGCGTCTGTCCGGCGGCGTCGACGATGGAGACCGTGCCGGTCGCGTCCTGGACGATCAGGATGCCGGCGTGCGTCTTGAAGCTCGCGTCCGCGGGCGTGAAGACGAAGCCCGAGTCGCCTGCGGCGATCGCCGCGGTCCCGAGGACCGCGTTCGTCGCGGCGCCGAGCGTCCCGCCGCCTGCGGTGGGCACGGAAATCCGCGACCACGCGAAGGTGTCCGCCCCCTGGTCCGAGACGGTGCGGATCGAACCGAACGCCCCGGGGGAGTTCATGTCCGTCCCGACGACGTCGGACTGGACGAGGAGCTTTCCGGCGTCCACCGCCTGTTGCGCCGCGGGGGCCCAGCCGGCGATCCACCCTTCGGGGAGGAGCCGCTCGACCTGGTTGAGCGTCTTCGTCGCGCCCGTGCTGTCGGGCGTCCCGCGATTCCACGTCACGATCTGCGTGGTCGTGCCGGCCGCCGGGCTCCCTGCCGCGGCGACCGGGAAGTACAGCTCGTCCGCCTGGACATAGGGTGGCGCCGAGAGCGCCCCGACGCCAGCCGCCGTCCCGAAGTAGATGCGGGCCCGTTTCTCGTCGACGACCATTCCCCAGACGGCGCTGCCGTTGGCAGGCGAGAGGATGCCGCCGTCGGCGCCCTGCACGCCCGCAATGCTGCCGAGGAACGTCGTGGCGACGGGATCGTCGACGGAGGACAGAGTGGAAACGCCGGCCCCGGTCAGATAGACAGCCTGGATGGTGGGTGTCACGTCCGTGGGCGTGAGCGTCGCGGTGACCGGCACCGAGCCGGCCGGGTCGAGGAACCCGATCTGGCCGGCCTGGTCCGAGTAGAGGATCCGCCCCCGGTACCCGTGCAGGTCGTAGGGGTTCGTGCCCGCGCCGGTGTCGAAGAAGTCGATCTGGCCGGTCGTCTCGTCGAACCGTGCGATCTGCGAGGAGAAGTACATCGAGATCCAGAGCTTTCCACCGAGCCGGACGATCTTCGAGGGAGCGCTGACGTAGATGTCGATGGGAAGAGGCCAGACTCGCGCCGTCGACATGTCCGGCGCCCAGTGAGCGATCGAGTTGTAGATGAAGTCGCACGCCCAGACGGACCCGTCGTCGTCGACCCACGGGTACGAGAGGTAGAACATGCCCGGAGTGACCCAGTACGTGAAGGACGGCGCGGCGGGATCGAACACCGCCATGTAGCCGCCCGTTTCGGGCAGCCAGAACTTTCCGTCCGGACGCTTCGCGAGCGCCGTCGGCCGCCGGTAGACGTCGGGCCACGAGGTCAGCGTGCCGTCCGCCGGGTTGAAGTGCCCGACGTTGAAACCGCCCAGCTCGGTGATCCAGAACGTCCCGTCGCTGTCCTTCAGGAGCGAGCTCGGCGCCGTGTCGGCCGCGAACGTCCAGCGCGTGACGGTCGTCCGGTCGGGCAGCAGCTTCGAGATCTTGTTGTCGGCTGCCGAAACGCTCCAGACCGAGCCGTCGGGATCGAGCGAGACGTTGGCCCCGTCGATGTTGGGGGCGTTCGGGAAGGCGTACAGGTTGGAGTTTGCGGTGAGCGAGATGACCCCGGGCGTCGGCGTCGGCGTCGGCGTGGGCGTCGGCGTCGGGGTTTGCGCGTGCGCTCCGAGCGAGGCCGCGAGGAGAGCGGCGGGCAGGAGGCGGAGGAAACGGGACGGACGGGGGAGGGGGTGCGGAATTGTCACGGCGCGCATTGTAAGGGCGACGGATGCACGACCCGTTCCGCCCGAATCGTCGGGTCCAGAGGGCGATTGACGGGCGCTTCCAAATGGGCGTAGCATCTGAAATGTCGTCGCAGGGCGGCCTCGATCCGGTGAGCCAACGGGCTCCGGATGCGGAGCCGAAGGGCCGGGTCCAATCCCGCCGCCGCCCGGCAACGCAGGACCTGACGATCCGGGATCCCGTGCGCCGCCCAGGCGACGCGGGCCTCGACCGCAGGTCAGGAAGGCCGTTGGCTCCTGAAAGGGCCAACCCCGGAGGACAGGTTGAGCGAAAACGAACCCAAGGAGCGCGTCGTGGCGGCGCCGGAGGGCGAAGCGCGGGGCGGCGAGCCCGAGGGCGACT comes from the Acidobacteriota bacterium genome and includes:
- the nth gene encoding endonuclease III, giving the protein MPSKKSPPAPVPETLARLEHLYGDAGCSLDFGRPLELLAATILSAQCTDARVNSVTPELFRRFPDAAALAAAPPGALEEVIRSTGFFNAKAKSLRGMAKALVEKHGGEVPRTMAELHALPGVGRKTANVVLGNVWATPDGVVVDTHVGRLARRLGWTKNADPVKVEQDLNRKVPEKRWTWISHALILHGRRICASQRPKCDLCTLADICPKIGVEKKKKRK
- a CDS encoding bifunctional metallophosphatase/5'-nucleotidase, encoding MLIAALLAGALSASAERVTVTILQTTDLHGHLLPWDYQRAQPADDGLARVATRVAAIRKETPNVLLLDAGDTIQGTPIEFLHAKDPSKGADPMAEAMSAMRYDAMSVGNHEFNFGLAVLRKAQKESSFPWLSSNTRNVADGSAAFPEYLVKTVAGVRIGILGLTTPNIPNWEPARNRPGLRWEDPVDAAARLVPVLRGREKCDFVVALIHSGPEVDLKTGEPDGTEDENRVAALSKVPGIDLLLTGHTHRRIPLTRLNGVAMIQPGRWGDVLARVDVVFEKSGKRVKVADLTASLLPSDASVATDPAVAAIAAPHDAAARAYMETVVATAEEDFPGARARLEDTALLDFVNDTMREATGADLAMTSLLPGRSEGFKKGPIKVRNVYALYPYENQLVEIEVDGATLKACLEHAAEFYGAAQWTDGKLVLTPKEKMIPYNFDVVQGATYRIDPTAPVGSRVKALAYKGRPVQPSDRFTLAVNAYRAQGSGGYKALKGAKVVKEFPDEIRELLIDRLKKLGTVRPQTDHNWVVAPDAAWAPEAPRRAP